In Risungbinella massiliensis, a single window of DNA contains:
- a CDS encoding ornithine cyclodeaminase family protein encodes MSKKIDCTTRILTNTDVSKILTFDLVIKAVEEAFKLYSMNKVQLAPVVSLEIKNADGEVDIKSGYDQENELIGTKIASGYWHNPKNYSLPSSLATIVLQSGQNGVPLAIIEASAITNMRTGAAGAISAKYLARSDSKKIAVLGTGTQAMMQILALEEIFDMEVVKVWGRNPERASEYINTMKLKSTATFMKSETPKSCIEDADIIITTTGSKVPLIQKDWVRAGTHIICIGADMEGKQEIDEQLFEDTKVVVDSLAQCSKRGELQHAIQKQVIVDIDVYAELGEIILGNKVGRESLSEITIFDATGLSIQDISVAKEVLKSAYKQNIGFCLPFI; translated from the coding sequence ATGAGTAAAAAGATAGATTGTACAACTCGAATTCTGACAAATACGGATGTATCTAAGATTTTAACCTTTGATCTAGTGATAAAAGCAGTGGAGGAAGCGTTTAAATTGTACTCAATGAACAAGGTACAATTAGCTCCTGTTGTTTCGCTAGAGATAAAGAATGCAGACGGTGAAGTTGATATTAAATCAGGATATGACCAAGAGAATGAACTGATTGGTACAAAAATTGCTTCTGGATATTGGCACAACCCAAAAAATTATAGCTTACCGTCAAGTTTGGCTACCATTGTACTTCAAAGTGGTCAGAATGGTGTGCCGTTGGCAATTATAGAAGCCAGTGCTATTACGAATATGAGAACAGGTGCTGCTGGCGCTATTTCAGCAAAATATTTAGCTCGTTCCGATTCGAAAAAAATAGCCGTATTAGGAACAGGGACGCAAGCAATGATGCAAATCCTTGCACTAGAAGAGATTTTTGATATGGAAGTAGTAAAAGTTTGGGGCAGAAATCCAGAGAGAGCTTCTGAATACATAAACACAATGAAATTAAAGAGTACTGCAACTTTTATGAAATCAGAGACACCCAAAAGTTGTATTGAAGATGCAGATATTATTATTACAACTACTGGGAGCAAAGTACCTCTCATTCAAAAGGATTGGGTTCGAGCAGGGACACATATTATCTGTATTGGTGCTGATATGGAGGGGAAACAAGAAATAGATGAACAATTATTTGAGGATACTAAAGTAGTTGTGGACAGTCTTGCCCAATGTTCGAAACGTGGAGAGCTACAACATGCGATTCAAAAACAAGTCATAGTAGATATAGATGTATATGCAGAATTAGGAGAAATAATTTTAGGTAATAAGGTGGGTAGAGAATCGTTAAGTGAAATTACCATTTTTGATGCTACAGGTCTATCTATTCAAGATATATCGGTTGCAAAAGAAGTCTTAAAAAGCGCTTATAAACAAAATATAGGTTTTTGTCTGCCCTTTATTTAG
- a CDS encoding threonine ammonia-lyase: protein MQLSIFDIIHAKNRMKNHIVETPFVFSDRLSAQLSANVYFKLENLQKTGSFKARGALSKISALTNQEKKKGVITASSGNHAQAVSYAASLFDTSALVVVPENTAQAKISGIQRFGGEIVQYGTSYDEAEEYAEQLAKETGRMFIHAFNDVVTMAGQGTIGLEAMLEKPDFDVILVPVGGGGLLNGIATVAKAINPDVQIIGVQSEASPAWHESFMAGKMVDVTYQPSIADGIYGGIHEAPLQLAFSRVDGSLIVSEESIAHAMKWMATNHRYIIEGSSAVTIAALLQDQVQDIAGKNVLCIITGGNVDASLFMKVMNAHE, encoded by the coding sequence ATGCAATTATCTATTTTTGATATTATCCATGCTAAGAATCGTATGAAAAATCATATTGTCGAAACACCTTTTGTTTTTTCGGATCGCTTGTCGGCACAACTATCTGCAAATGTGTATTTTAAATTAGAAAATCTCCAAAAAACGGGTTCTTTCAAAGCAAGAGGTGCGCTCAGTAAAATTTCAGCATTAACAAATCAGGAGAAAAAGAAAGGGGTCATTACAGCTTCCTCTGGTAATCATGCACAAGCAGTATCCTATGCAGCGTCTTTATTTGATACTTCTGCACTTGTAGTCGTTCCGGAAAATACAGCACAAGCAAAAATAAGTGGCATTCAAAGATTTGGTGGGGAAATTGTACAATATGGTACTTCCTATGATGAGGCAGAAGAATATGCGGAACAATTAGCGAAGGAAACAGGCAGGATGTTTATTCATGCATTTAATGATGTTGTGACAATGGCCGGTCAAGGAACAATTGGTTTAGAGGCTATGCTGGAAAAACCAGATTTTGATGTCATTTTAGTGCCAGTCGGTGGTGGTGGACTACTCAATGGGATTGCCACTGTAGCAAAAGCGATTAATCCCGACGTGCAAATAATCGGGGTACAAAGCGAGGCCTCTCCAGCTTGGCATGAGTCATTTATGGCAGGAAAAATGGTAGATGTGACTTATCAACCTTCCATCGCGGATGGGATTTATGGAGGGATTCATGAAGCTCCTTTACAGCTTGCTTTTTCAAGAGTAGATGGAAGTTTAATAGTTAGTGAAGAGAGTATCGCACATGCGATGAAATGGATGGCAACAAATCATCGTTATATCATTGAAGGATCAAGTGCTGTAACGATTGCAGCCTTGTTACAGGATCAAGTTCAAGATATTGCTGGCAAAAACGTCCTTTGTATCATTACAGGTGGCAATGTGGATGCATCCTTATTTATGAAAGTGATGAATGCACATGAGTAA
- a CDS encoding ABC-F family ATP-binding cassette domain-containing protein, with translation MSILSVSNLSHGFGDRAIFHNVSFRLLKGEHIGLIGANGEGKSTFLNIITRKLEPDEGKIEWASKVRVGYLDQHSVLQKGLTIRDVCKGAFQYLFDMEAEMNQMYEKMGEVAPEELEKMLEEVGTIQDTLTNNDFYIIDAKISETARGLGLDEIGLDRDVHDLSGGQRTKVLLAKLLLEKPDILLLDEPTNYLDEQHIEWLKRYLQEYENAFILISHDIPFLNSVINLIYHVENQELSRYVGDYEHFKQVHEAKKQQLEAAYKKQQQEIADLKDFVARNKARVSTRNMAMSRQKKLDKMEMIELAPEKPKPEFHFKAARTSGKMIFETKGLVIGYEEPLSRPLDLYMERGQKIALVGANGIGKTTLLRSILGEIQPISGSVERGEYLHIGYFEQETKRSNPNTCIEEVWQEFPSFTQFEVRAALAKCGLTTKHIESKIDVLSGGEKAKVRLCKLINKETNLLVLDEPTNHLDVEAKEELKRAIQEYKGSVLLISHEPEFYQSVVTDVWNCESWTTKVI, from the coding sequence ATGAGTATTCTAAGCGTATCCAATCTTAGTCACGGGTTTGGGGACCGTGCTATTTTTCATAATGTCTCATTTCGTCTATTAAAAGGGGAACATATCGGACTAATCGGTGCCAATGGCGAAGGAAAGTCAACCTTCCTCAATATTATCACCAGAAAATTAGAGCCAGACGAAGGCAAAATCGAATGGGCTTCCAAAGTACGGGTCGGGTATCTCGACCAACACAGTGTGCTGCAAAAAGGGCTTACCATTCGCGATGTATGTAAAGGAGCATTTCAGTATCTATTTGATATGGAAGCGGAAATGAACCAAATGTATGAAAAAATGGGCGAAGTAGCCCCCGAAGAGCTAGAAAAGATGCTAGAAGAGGTCGGCACGATTCAAGATACGTTGACCAATAACGATTTCTACATCATCGATGCCAAAATCTCAGAAACCGCTCGAGGACTTGGGCTTGATGAAATCGGCTTGGATCGGGATGTTCATGATCTAAGCGGTGGACAGCGTACCAAGGTATTACTTGCCAAACTGCTTCTCGAAAAACCAGATATTTTGCTCCTAGATGAGCCGACCAACTATTTGGATGAGCAACATATCGAATGGCTCAAACGCTACCTTCAAGAATACGAGAATGCCTTTATCCTAATTTCCCATGATATTCCATTCTTAAATAGCGTGATCAATCTGATCTACCATGTAGAAAACCAAGAATTAAGCCGTTATGTAGGAGACTATGAACATTTCAAACAGGTTCATGAGGCGAAAAAGCAGCAACTAGAGGCAGCATACAAGAAGCAACAACAAGAGATTGCGGATCTCAAAGACTTTGTCGCTCGAAACAAAGCTCGTGTCTCGACTCGGAATATGGCGATGTCCCGTCAGAAAAAGCTAGACAAGATGGAAATGATCGAATTAGCTCCCGAAAAGCCAAAGCCAGAATTCCATTTCAAAGCTGCCAGAACTTCCGGCAAGATGATCTTTGAGACCAAAGGACTGGTGATTGGCTACGAAGAACCACTCTCTCGTCCACTCGATCTATACATGGAGCGTGGACAAAAAATCGCCCTAGTCGGAGCCAACGGGATCGGGAAAACAACTCTGTTACGCAGTATCTTGGGGGAAATCCAGCCAATTTCAGGCTCTGTAGAACGTGGCGAGTATTTGCATATTGGTTATTTTGAACAAGAGACTAAACGTTCCAATCCCAATACTTGTATCGAAGAAGTGTGGCAGGAGTTCCCATCCTTTACTCAATTTGAGGTTCGTGCCGCACTTGCCAAATGTGGACTGACCACCAAACACATCGAGAGCAAGATCGACGTATTAAGTGGTGGAGAGAAAGCAAAAGTACGTCTATGTAAACTGATTAATAAAGAGACCAATCTCTTGGTATTAGACGAGCCGACCAACCACTTAGACGTGGAGGCAAAAGAAGAACTAAAACGAGCTATTCAGGAGTACAAAGGAAGCGTCCTGCTCATCTCTCACGAACCCGAGTTTTATCAAAGTGTCGTGACCGATGTATGGAACTGTGAATCTTGGACGACAAAGGTGATATAA
- a CDS encoding PqqD family peptide modification chaperone encodes MLSIPDYVQVTKVDGKYIILDRKKNYLYAVSKTGVELLEWWSILGSAEKAMNKISKKYDVDYGIVEKDMLRLITKLNKKELVRVDDRGWDLY; translated from the coding sequence TTGCTAAGTATTCCTGATTATGTACAGGTGACAAAGGTTGATGGTAAATACATTATTCTGGATCGCAAGAAAAACTACTTATATGCTGTTAGCAAAACAGGTGTGGAGCTTTTGGAGTGGTGGAGTATTTTGGGTAGTGCTGAAAAGGCAATGAACAAAATTAGTAAAAAGTATGATGTAGATTATGGGATCGTGGAGAAAGATATGCTTCGTCTGATCACGAAATTGAACAAAAAAGAACTGGTGAGGGTCGATGATAGAGGGTGGGATTTGTATTGA
- a CDS encoding lasso RiPP family leader peptide-containing protein has protein sequence MNRMEKEYEAPELIEIGSFEEVTHGKRLVDIVDEHECQNEKE, from the coding sequence ATGAACAGAATGGAGAAAGAGTATGAAGCACCGGAATTGATTGAAATCGGTTCTTTTGAAGAGGTAACTCATGGGAAGAGGCTTGTGGATATTGTTGATGAACATGAATGTCAAAACGAAAAGGAATAA
- a CDS encoding helix-turn-helix domain-containing protein yields MVETPYELSLEQLKHIGKILRQSRKDQKRILDELADDDISTSTISNLERGERVSWEKIVIYAQKLGYSTEEIPKLLENERDRNQQLLQQLEDIANRIDLVGADNALEKLRKLKLSATNPLKANAEYLTGKCYTRKKKWVAARSHYMKALQIIKRYPDFYKTNLKSSCHLHLARTFYSQENDLVTALKHADQGLESLVTNTEEQTKYLLLIGKVVYLQNLNQDTETVKHIIDKLWEQKDRIQSIDAVISLHEAKATLLNKMELYEEALESVLEGIELAQKNSILDRVLELLTAYGSICISLGDYAKAENHLALGLDMKDKIRKKYQKEYLFVTTLVVLGKLLVKQKHIEKARNTFMEAVQLGEKTKSKEVLRYHDALVALGDCELMLENFQEATISYRKALEIAQIQSTAQKNPMLWIEKEHHLWIKLGICYEKFDNNEYKKCMEKSFEFNVQYMQKKGVITWLNNS; encoded by the coding sequence ATGGTCGAAACTCCTTATGAACTCTCGCTTGAACAGCTTAAACACATCGGAAAAATCTTGCGCCAATCGCGAAAAGACCAGAAACGAATACTAGATGAATTGGCAGATGATGATATTTCCACCTCCACCATAAGTAATCTAGAGCGTGGCGAACGTGTCTCTTGGGAAAAGATCGTGATCTATGCACAGAAGTTAGGGTACTCAACAGAGGAAATTCCGAAGCTACTTGAAAACGAACGTGATCGAAACCAACAGCTTCTTCAACAGTTAGAGGATATTGCAAATCGGATTGATCTAGTTGGGGCGGATAATGCACTGGAGAAGTTACGAAAATTGAAGTTATCTGCAACCAATCCATTAAAAGCAAATGCAGAATATCTGACTGGCAAATGTTATACCCGAAAAAAGAAATGGGTAGCTGCTCGAAGCCATTATATGAAAGCTCTTCAAATCATCAAACGTTATCCCGACTTTTACAAAACCAATCTAAAATCATCTTGTCATCTCCATCTGGCACGCACGTTTTATTCCCAAGAAAATGACTTAGTCACAGCGTTAAAGCATGCTGATCAAGGCTTGGAATCGCTTGTTACTAATACAGAAGAGCAAACTAAGTATTTACTGCTGATCGGGAAAGTAGTCTATTTACAAAACTTAAATCAAGACACAGAAACAGTAAAGCATATCATTGACAAACTATGGGAACAAAAAGACCGAATCCAAAGCATTGATGCCGTTATAAGTCTTCATGAAGCAAAAGCTACTTTGCTCAATAAAATGGAATTGTATGAGGAAGCATTGGAAAGTGTATTGGAAGGAATTGAACTTGCACAAAAAAATAGCATATTAGATCGAGTACTAGAGTTATTAACAGCTTACGGTTCCATTTGTATTAGTCTAGGTGACTATGCAAAAGCCGAAAACCATTTAGCTTTAGGTTTGGACATGAAGGACAAAATACGAAAAAAATATCAAAAAGAATACTTGTTTGTGACTACCCTTGTAGTACTAGGGAAATTATTGGTGAAGCAAAAACACATAGAAAAGGCTAGAAATACTTTTATGGAAGCAGTTCAGCTGGGAGAGAAAACAAAATCAAAAGAAGTATTGAGATACCATGATGCCTTAGTTGCATTAGGTGATTGTGAATTAATGCTAGAAAACTTTCAAGAAGCTACTATATCGTATCGTAAAGCATTAGAAATTGCCCAAATCCAATCAACAGCACAAAAGAATCCTATGTTATGGATCGAGAAAGAGCACCATCTTTGGATTAAACTAGGAATTTGCTATGAGAAGTTTGATAACAATGAATATAAAAAATGTATGGAAAAATCATTTGAGTTTAACGTACAATACATGCAGAAGAAAGGGGTGATCACATGGCTAAACAATTCCTAG